The segment CCAGGGCCACGGCGCGCGCCCCATCGCCGGTGCCAGGAGTCGGAGCCGACCCGCAGGGCTGCGGCCCGTTCTACCCCTGGACGGGCGGCACCCCCGTCCCGTCGCCGGAAGCTCCGGCCGCGTCCGCGTCCAGGCGCGCCAGGTGGGCCATCACGGCCTCGGCGGTGCCCAGGTTGGTGGCGATGGGCAGGTTGTGGACGTCACACAGGCGCAGCAGGGCGCTGACATCGGGCTCGTGGGGATGGGCCGTCAGCGGATCGCGCAGGAAGAAGACCACGTCGATCCGGCCCGCGGCGATCTCGC is part of the Thermaerobacter subterraneus DSM 13965 genome and harbors:
- a CDS encoding methylglyoxal synthase, with translation MRVALIAHDKKKPDLLRFVQRYREVLARHQLVATGTTGRMVAEATGLPVHCYLSGPLGGDQQIGSEIAAGRIDVVFFLRDPLTAHPHEPDVSALLRLCDVHNLPIATNLGTAEAVMAHLARLDADAAGASGDGTGVPPVQG